One stretch of Rana temporaria chromosome 10, aRanTem1.1, whole genome shotgun sequence DNA includes these proteins:
- the LOC120916212 gene encoding kelch repeat and BTB domain-containing protein 8-like isoform X2 has protein sequence MEPGPSTATMEQEEELTDHTVMKDCIITGLKEMYFSEILCDVAIQTAERSFPCHRVVLASVSPYFRALFTCPMKEATLREVCLSDVPSSVLQTILRYIYTGEVHLTLDNVEELFIMSGRLQLMAIQDLCSRYLAKRIDNENCLWIYRLAHSHNHGILLEETMNHIGRNLSSLCGKEDFFHLAMDELVNILSSDELMVDSELTVYNIARSWWEYRTQDYPLAPELLKVIRLPLLTPDQLEKVSMDLPGDYSTLQPPMGIRFRQGMFEERIVCIDQTALEEIDPEEEDYYWKAYDPTTDSWEKLPFCDCLYTPGIVSVGFSLYVSGGFRGEDRACKALHVYDSVLNEWKKLPPMTRPRACHGFLAYRNMLYAFGGLNSRSSDPKNKPRDSVECFSVLDNTWRDVSSMPIALHSFASAMLKGRLFAIGGMTQTDIDILHYQGFHIYNTLTDTWSQFPLSEVFSAVGAVSMDDKLYVIASYDIRYMRHSHPAYDAYLMYDEESNTISKSFCMDHLGQISRGRIPPVLQSTYGAAIVRWKRRIYIVGGAADDGMSDYKMHHWSPGEPRWTLCEKELPFLFLDFGSATLKVPLKRLCSVIPGRRSNYIFGSQSVEENESEEQWCEDW, from the exons ATGGAGCCCGGCCCGTCCACTGCCACCATGGAGCAGGAAGAAGAGCTCACCGATCATACCGTTATGAAAGATTGTATTATTACAG GGTTGAAGGAGATGTACTTTTCTGAAATTCTTTGTGATGTCGCCATACAGACTGCAGAGAGAAGCTTCCCGTGTCACAG GGTGGTCCTGGCCTCGGTCAGTCCTTACTTCAGAGCTCTCTTCACGTGTCCCATGAAGGAGGCGACGCTCAGGGAGGTTTGTCTTTCGGATGTTCCCTCTTCTGTCCTGCAGACCATCCTGCGCTACATCTACACGGGGGAGGTCCATCTCACCTTGGACAATGTGGAGGAGCTGTTTATAATGTCCGGCCGCCTGCAATTAATGGCCATTCAAGATCTGTGCAGCAG GTACCTTGCAAAGAGGATCGACAATGAAAACTGCCTTTGGATTTATAGATTGGCTCACAGTCACAATCACGGGATCCTCTTGGAAGAAACCATGAACCATATTGGTCGGAATCTGAGCTCCCTATGTGGAAAAGAAGACTTTTTCCACTTGGCGATGGACGAACTGGTCAACATCCTGTCTTCAGATGAGTTGATGGTTGACTCCGAACTTACCGTCTATAACATCGCCCGCTCCTGGTGGGAATATCGCACACAGGACTATCCTCTTGCCCCAGAACTGTTGAAGGTCATCAGGCTACCACTTCTGACTCCAGACCAGCTGGAAAAGGTCAGCATGGACCTACCCGGTGACTACTCAACGCTCCAGCCTCCAATGGGAATCCGCTTTCGCCAAGGGATGTTTGAGGAGAGAATAGTTTGCATAGACCAGACGGCATTAGAAGAAATagacccagaagaagaggattacTATTGGAAAGCCTACGATCCAACAACGGACTCTTGGGAGAAGCTCCCCTTTTGTGACTGTTTATATACACCGGGAATTGTATCTGTAGGGTTTTCCTTGTATGTTTCGGGTGGGTTCAGAGGAGAAGATCGTGCTTGCAAAGCCCTGCACGTGTATGATTCTGTATTAAACGAATGGAAAAAGCTCCCGCCTATGACCCGTCCAAGAGCTTGTCATGGCTTCCTAGCCTACAGAAACATGCTTTACGCTTTTGGAGGACTCAACAGCCGATCCTCAGACCCAAAAAATAAACCCAGAGACTCGGTGGAATGCTTCAGCGTATTGGACAATACTTGGCGCGATGTGTCGAGCATGCCCATAGCTCTACATAGCTTTGCTAGTGCAATGCTGAAAGGAAGACTGTTTGCTATTGGTGGGATGACTCAGACAGATATAGACATTTTACACTATCAGGGATTCCATATTTACAACACACTCACCGACACTTGGAGCCAGTTTCCTCTCTCGGAGGTCTTTTCGGCTGTCGGAGCTGTGTCAATGGATGACAAGTTATACGTCATCGCAAGTTATGACATCAGATATATGCGTCATTCACATCCAGCATACGATGCATATCTGATGTACGATGAAGAGTCCAATACCATTTCCAAGAGCTTCTGTATGGATCATCTAGGGCAAATTAGTCGTGGTAGAATTCCGCCCGTCCTACAAAGCACTTATGGCGCTGCGATTGTACGCTGGAAgcgcaggatttatatagtgggaGGGGCCGCAGATGACGGGATGAGTGACTATAAGATGCACCACTGGAGCCCAGGTGAACCGAGGTGGACTTTATGTGAGAAAGAGCTCCCTTTTCTGTTTTTGGATTTTGGAAGTGCAACTTTGAAGGTCCCCCTGAAACGCCTCTGCTCCGTCATTCCTGGCAGGAGATCCAACTACATTTTTGGAAGTCAAAGTGTGGAGGAGAATGAATCGGAAGAACAATGGTGTGAAGATTGGTAG
- the LOC120916212 gene encoding kelch repeat and BTB domain-containing protein 8-like isoform X1 — MRTDLIRPLEFWSLTHPEGRLVFTVSGCKGVGMEPGPSTATMEQEEELTDHTVMKDCIITGLKEMYFSEILCDVAIQTAERSFPCHRVVLASVSPYFRALFTCPMKEATLREVCLSDVPSSVLQTILRYIYTGEVHLTLDNVEELFIMSGRLQLMAIQDLCSRYLAKRIDNENCLWIYRLAHSHNHGILLEETMNHIGRNLSSLCGKEDFFHLAMDELVNILSSDELMVDSELTVYNIARSWWEYRTQDYPLAPELLKVIRLPLLTPDQLEKVSMDLPGDYSTLQPPMGIRFRQGMFEERIVCIDQTALEEIDPEEEDYYWKAYDPTTDSWEKLPFCDCLYTPGIVSVGFSLYVSGGFRGEDRACKALHVYDSVLNEWKKLPPMTRPRACHGFLAYRNMLYAFGGLNSRSSDPKNKPRDSVECFSVLDNTWRDVSSMPIALHSFASAMLKGRLFAIGGMTQTDIDILHYQGFHIYNTLTDTWSQFPLSEVFSAVGAVSMDDKLYVIASYDIRYMRHSHPAYDAYLMYDEESNTISKSFCMDHLGQISRGRIPPVLQSTYGAAIVRWKRRIYIVGGAADDGMSDYKMHHWSPGEPRWTLCEKELPFLFLDFGSATLKVPLKRLCSVIPGRRSNYIFGSQSVEENESEEQWCEDW, encoded by the exons AGTTTTGGTCGCTGACCCACCCAGAGGGACGTCTCGTTTTCACGGTTTCTGGTTGTAAAGGTGTCGGGATGGAGCCCGGCCCGTCCACTGCCACCATGGAGCAGGAAGAAGAGCTCACCGATCATACCGTTATGAAAGATTGTATTATTACAG GGTTGAAGGAGATGTACTTTTCTGAAATTCTTTGTGATGTCGCCATACAGACTGCAGAGAGAAGCTTCCCGTGTCACAG GGTGGTCCTGGCCTCGGTCAGTCCTTACTTCAGAGCTCTCTTCACGTGTCCCATGAAGGAGGCGACGCTCAGGGAGGTTTGTCTTTCGGATGTTCCCTCTTCTGTCCTGCAGACCATCCTGCGCTACATCTACACGGGGGAGGTCCATCTCACCTTGGACAATGTGGAGGAGCTGTTTATAATGTCCGGCCGCCTGCAATTAATGGCCATTCAAGATCTGTGCAGCAG GTACCTTGCAAAGAGGATCGACAATGAAAACTGCCTTTGGATTTATAGATTGGCTCACAGTCACAATCACGGGATCCTCTTGGAAGAAACCATGAACCATATTGGTCGGAATCTGAGCTCCCTATGTGGAAAAGAAGACTTTTTCCACTTGGCGATGGACGAACTGGTCAACATCCTGTCTTCAGATGAGTTGATGGTTGACTCCGAACTTACCGTCTATAACATCGCCCGCTCCTGGTGGGAATATCGCACACAGGACTATCCTCTTGCCCCAGAACTGTTGAAGGTCATCAGGCTACCACTTCTGACTCCAGACCAGCTGGAAAAGGTCAGCATGGACCTACCCGGTGACTACTCAACGCTCCAGCCTCCAATGGGAATCCGCTTTCGCCAAGGGATGTTTGAGGAGAGAATAGTTTGCATAGACCAGACGGCATTAGAAGAAATagacccagaagaagaggattacTATTGGAAAGCCTACGATCCAACAACGGACTCTTGGGAGAAGCTCCCCTTTTGTGACTGTTTATATACACCGGGAATTGTATCTGTAGGGTTTTCCTTGTATGTTTCGGGTGGGTTCAGAGGAGAAGATCGTGCTTGCAAAGCCCTGCACGTGTATGATTCTGTATTAAACGAATGGAAAAAGCTCCCGCCTATGACCCGTCCAAGAGCTTGTCATGGCTTCCTAGCCTACAGAAACATGCTTTACGCTTTTGGAGGACTCAACAGCCGATCCTCAGACCCAAAAAATAAACCCAGAGACTCGGTGGAATGCTTCAGCGTATTGGACAATACTTGGCGCGATGTGTCGAGCATGCCCATAGCTCTACATAGCTTTGCTAGTGCAATGCTGAAAGGAAGACTGTTTGCTATTGGTGGGATGACTCAGACAGATATAGACATTTTACACTATCAGGGATTCCATATTTACAACACACTCACCGACACTTGGAGCCAGTTTCCTCTCTCGGAGGTCTTTTCGGCTGTCGGAGCTGTGTCAATGGATGACAAGTTATACGTCATCGCAAGTTATGACATCAGATATATGCGTCATTCACATCCAGCATACGATGCATATCTGATGTACGATGAAGAGTCCAATACCATTTCCAAGAGCTTCTGTATGGATCATCTAGGGCAAATTAGTCGTGGTAGAATTCCGCCCGTCCTACAAAGCACTTATGGCGCTGCGATTGTACGCTGGAAgcgcaggatttatatagtgggaGGGGCCGCAGATGACGGGATGAGTGACTATAAGATGCACCACTGGAGCCCAGGTGAACCGAGGTGGACTTTATGTGAGAAAGAGCTCCCTTTTCTGTTTTTGGATTTTGGAAGTGCAACTTTGAAGGTCCCCCTGAAACGCCTCTGCTCCGTCATTCCTGGCAGGAGATCCAACTACATTTTTGGAAGTCAAAGTGTGGAGGAGAATGAATCGGAAGAACAATGGTGTGAAGATTGGTAG